In Micrococcus luteus NCTC 2665, a single window of DNA contains:
- a CDS encoding J domain-containing protein, with protein sequence MSAAEEHRTAYEVLGVSRDATAEEVRRAYRRAARAAHPDVGGDPAAFRAVTRAWDLLGDAEARRRYDLSLPGLDVARARDPRARAGSGRARPSGPSGPRGRAARPVRYEPPPGEVEADPTVLDLPRSSQRVHGAPRPRGILPDEHRVLRQARTLDVLLRHVADALPAARVLTGLRLDGRWGRHLDVDHAVLCGHRLALIGSVMVPEGTYTWDGADLRSRGRPVTPPLLGPAMMAWQQALPQVTVGGFMHVMTDRDARHAPVIRHARGANSPGTQADLLTAPPAPGLAFAREVALFLGTGPDPDLVDRRALGALVARLH encoded by the coding sequence GTGAGCGCGGCCGAGGAGCACCGCACCGCCTACGAGGTCCTGGGCGTGTCCCGCGACGCGACCGCCGAGGAGGTCCGGCGGGCCTACCGCCGCGCGGCCCGGGCCGCGCACCCCGACGTGGGCGGCGACCCCGCCGCCTTCCGGGCCGTGACGCGGGCGTGGGACCTGCTCGGCGACGCCGAGGCCCGGCGCCGGTACGACCTCTCGCTGCCCGGACTCGACGTCGCCCGGGCCCGCGACCCCCGCGCGCGGGCCGGATCAGGGCGGGCGAGACCGTCGGGACCGTCCGGACCCCGCGGACGTGCCGCCCGCCCCGTGCGCTACGAGCCCCCGCCCGGCGAGGTGGAGGCCGACCCGACCGTGCTGGACCTGCCGCGATCGAGCCAACGCGTCCACGGGGCACCGCGGCCGCGCGGGATCCTGCCGGACGAGCACCGGGTGCTGCGGCAGGCCCGCACCCTCGACGTGCTGCTGCGCCACGTGGCGGACGCGCTCCCGGCCGCCCGGGTCCTGACCGGGCTGCGGCTGGACGGGCGCTGGGGACGGCACCTCGACGTGGACCACGCGGTGCTGTGCGGCCACCGCCTGGCGCTGATCGGCTCCGTCATGGTCCCGGAGGGGACCTACACCTGGGACGGGGCGGACCTGCGCTCCCGGGGCCGTCCCGTGACCCCGCCGTTGCTCGGCCCCGCAATGATGGCGTGGCAGCAGGCCCTGCCCCAGGTCACCGTCGGCGGCTTCATGCACGTGATGACGGACCGCGACGCGCGGCACGCGCCCGTGATCCGGCACGCGCGGGGCGCGAACTCCCCGGGGACGCAGGCCGACCTGCTCACCGCCCCGCCCGCGCCCGGGCTCGCCTTCGCCCGCGAGGTGGCCCTCTTCCTGGGCACAGGCCCGGACCCGGACCTCGTGGACCGCCGCGCGCTCGGCGCGCTGGTCGCCCGGCTCCACTGA
- a CDS encoding S1C family serine protease has protein sequence MDQTAAPTQPPVPTARTVARPRPQSRARAGAGLLAAAVLMVGLSGCAVAEDGGEAASEAASSSSSQATDTSAEAGGQPVADTAVGNAARTALPSVVTISATSSSASGSGSGSILDTEGHILTNTHVVTLGGQANDAELTVRTSDGEVYAATVVGTDPLSDLAVIKIDAPDLTPIQIGRSGDLKVGDEAVAIGAPLGLPNTVTDGIISTLDRTIAVASSEAPEPQGESSGSSSGSDQYRFQLPGTPQGTRGEVYINVLQTDAAINPGNSGGALVDAEGRLVGVNVAIASTGQDPSEAGNIGVGFAIPVDYAQRVAQDLIDHGKATHAMLGVSVTPEPAEVQGGGENAQTVFSDGARVQQVVGESAADAAGLKEGDVITAVGDRAVIDSESLTAVVREHRVGDSVDVTYLRDGAEQTTEVTFTEDTRS, from the coding sequence GTGGACCAGACCGCCGCCCCCACCCAGCCCCCCGTGCCGACGGCCCGCACCGTCGCGCGTCCCCGGCCCCAGTCCCGCGCCCGTGCCGGGGCGGGCCTGCTCGCCGCAGCCGTGCTCATGGTGGGGCTCTCCGGTTGCGCGGTCGCGGAGGACGGCGGCGAGGCCGCGTCCGAGGCCGCGAGCTCCTCCTCCTCGCAGGCGACGGACACCTCGGCCGAGGCCGGGGGACAGCCCGTGGCGGACACCGCCGTCGGGAACGCCGCGAGGACCGCGCTGCCCTCCGTGGTGACCATCTCCGCGACGTCGAGCTCCGCCTCCGGTTCCGGTTCCGGGTCGATCCTGGACACGGAGGGGCACATCCTCACGAACACCCACGTGGTCACCCTCGGCGGCCAGGCCAACGACGCCGAGCTGACGGTGCGCACCTCGGACGGGGAGGTCTACGCTGCCACCGTCGTGGGCACCGACCCGCTGTCCGACCTGGCCGTCATCAAGATCGACGCCCCGGACCTCACCCCCATCCAGATCGGCCGGTCCGGGGATTTGAAGGTCGGGGACGAGGCCGTCGCCATCGGCGCCCCCCTGGGCCTGCCGAACACCGTGACCGACGGGATCATCTCCACCCTGGACCGGACCATCGCGGTGGCGTCCTCCGAGGCGCCCGAGCCGCAGGGCGAGAGCTCCGGCTCGTCCTCCGGCTCCGACCAGTACCGTTTCCAGCTGCCGGGCACCCCGCAGGGCACCCGGGGCGAGGTGTACATCAACGTGCTGCAGACCGACGCGGCCATCAACCCCGGCAACTCCGGAGGCGCGCTCGTCGACGCCGAGGGTCGCCTGGTGGGCGTGAACGTCGCGATCGCCTCGACCGGCCAGGACCCGAGCGAGGCGGGCAACATCGGGGTCGGCTTCGCCATCCCCGTGGACTACGCCCAGCGGGTCGCACAGGACCTGATCGACCACGGCAAGGCCACGCATGCCATGCTCGGCGTGAGCGTCACCCCGGAGCCCGCCGAGGTGCAGGGCGGCGGCGAGAACGCTCAGACCGTGTTCAGCGACGGCGCCCGCGTCCAGCAGGTCGTGGGAGAGTCGGCGGCCGACGCGGCCGGGCTGAAGGAGGGCGACGTGATCACCGCCGTCGGCGACCGCGCGGTGATCGACTCCGAGTCCCTCACCGCCGTCGTCCGCGAGCACCGCGTGGGAGACTCGGTGGACGTCACCTACCTCCGCGACGGCGCGGAGCAGACGACCGAGGTGACGTTCACGGAGGACACCCGCTCGTGA
- a CDS encoding PIG-L deacetylase family protein → MTTTLTTPAALAAHHGWRRVLAVGAHPDDLDFGAAGTLAGFRAAGLHIELCIVTDGDAGGFDSEGPEAMTARRHAEQRAAAAVVGAAEVHFLGERDGHLEPDHGVRRKLVALMRRVRPDVVLSTHPERDWERMQAAHPDHLACGEAVVRAAYPAVENPYAYPELAAEGLEAFKVWNLLLYAAPAARRNTVVDVTGLAEQKLRALDAHLSQHPDVDAMRRHVLDQMAEHHRHAAGPAAGPGHAETFHLVTVNGPRTIAGF, encoded by the coding sequence GTGACCACCACGCTCACCACCCCCGCTGCGCTCGCGGCCCACCACGGCTGGCGCCGGGTCCTGGCCGTCGGCGCCCACCCGGACGACCTCGACTTCGGGGCCGCCGGCACCCTGGCCGGCTTCCGCGCGGCCGGGCTGCACATCGAGCTGTGCATCGTGACGGACGGGGACGCCGGCGGCTTCGACTCGGAGGGCCCGGAGGCGATGACCGCCCGCCGGCACGCCGAACAGCGCGCGGCCGCCGCCGTCGTCGGTGCCGCCGAGGTCCACTTCCTCGGCGAGCGCGACGGACACCTCGAGCCGGACCACGGCGTGCGCCGCAAGCTCGTGGCGCTGATGCGCCGCGTCCGGCCGGACGTCGTCCTCAGCACCCACCCCGAGCGGGACTGGGAGCGGATGCAGGCCGCCCACCCGGACCACCTCGCCTGCGGCGAGGCCGTGGTGCGCGCCGCGTACCCGGCGGTCGAGAACCCGTACGCGTACCCGGAGCTCGCGGCGGAGGGGCTGGAGGCGTTCAAGGTCTGGAACCTGCTGCTGTACGCCGCCCCCGCCGCACGCCGGAACACGGTCGTGGACGTCACGGGCCTCGCGGAGCAGAAGCTGCGCGCCCTCGACGCCCACCTCTCCCAGCACCCGGACGTCGACGCGATGCGGCGGCACGTGCTCGACCAGATGGCCGAGCACCACCGGCACGCCGCCGGCCCGGCCGCCGGGCCGGGCCACGCCGAGACGTTCCACCTGGTCACGGTCAACGGCCCGCGCACCATCGCCGGGTTCTGA
- a CDS encoding sodium/glutamate symporter has product MQEQFTAWSVLVDAGLIGALLAVGTLARAVITPLQTLMIPASVIAGILGLALGPNGLGWLPFSSQLGTYGSILIVIVLVCIALTDDFDVRKIGRPVGAFASYGVLIYASQVAIGALVTLVLLQPLFDAPDSFAALLFAGWAGGFGSAAAVGQAYAANGDATVTSLAYTSATVGMIVGVVGGIIQAKIGAQRGHAQEFAGLTSIPEELRTGVLNQVEERPVIGRHTFSAASVESLAFQVGVVAMIAAAAHGVVSWITAAWPSVVGEDGPQLIIPAFAIAFLLGLIARVLFQATKTAKFLDPGSLNSVSGTATDILIVCGIAAIAPTVVVDYWQPLLLLFVTGLALALFLGIVVAPRVMTDAWFEKQLFTWGWATGAVATGVAMLRIVDPKLKSGTMEQFGVAYIPVVPVEIAAVSFVPLLLIAGMAWAVVGIWGAIAITAIIAAVWLRRTDPGRRTPAQQAVRASSR; this is encoded by the coding sequence ATGCAAGAGCAGTTCACGGCCTGGTCCGTGCTGGTCGACGCCGGCCTCATCGGCGCGCTCCTGGCCGTGGGCACGCTGGCCCGTGCCGTCATCACGCCCCTCCAGACCCTGATGATCCCGGCCTCCGTCATCGCCGGCATCCTGGGCCTGGCCCTCGGCCCGAACGGCCTGGGCTGGCTGCCGTTCAGCTCCCAGCTGGGCACGTACGGCTCGATCCTGATCGTCATCGTGCTCGTGTGCATCGCGCTCACCGACGACTTCGACGTCCGCAAGATCGGCCGCCCCGTGGGTGCGTTCGCGTCCTACGGCGTGCTGATCTACGCCTCCCAGGTGGCCATCGGCGCCCTCGTCACGCTGGTCCTCCTGCAGCCGTTGTTCGACGCGCCCGACTCGTTCGCCGCCCTGCTGTTCGCCGGATGGGCGGGCGGCTTCGGCTCCGCGGCCGCCGTGGGCCAGGCGTACGCGGCCAACGGTGATGCGACCGTCACCTCGCTGGCCTACACCTCGGCCACGGTCGGCATGATCGTCGGCGTGGTGGGCGGCATCATCCAGGCCAAGATCGGCGCGCAGCGCGGCCACGCGCAGGAGTTCGCGGGCCTCACCTCCATCCCGGAAGAGCTGCGCACCGGGGTGCTGAACCAGGTGGAGGAACGCCCGGTCATCGGCCGGCACACCTTCTCGGCGGCCTCGGTGGAGTCGCTGGCCTTCCAGGTCGGCGTCGTCGCGATGATCGCGGCGGCCGCGCACGGCGTCGTCTCCTGGATCACGGCCGCGTGGCCGAGCGTCGTGGGTGAGGACGGTCCCCAGCTGATCATCCCTGCGTTCGCGATCGCGTTCCTCCTCGGCCTGATCGCCCGCGTCCTGTTCCAGGCCACGAAGACGGCGAAGTTCCTCGACCCGGGCTCGCTGAACTCGGTGTCCGGCACCGCCACGGACATCCTCATCGTCTGTGGCATCGCCGCGATCGCCCCGACCGTGGTCGTGGACTACTGGCAGCCCCTGCTGCTCCTGTTCGTGACCGGCCTCGCGCTGGCCCTGTTCCTGGGGATCGTCGTGGCGCCGCGCGTCATGACCGACGCGTGGTTCGAGAAGCAGCTGTTCACGTGGGGCTGGGCCACCGGCGCCGTCGCCACGGGCGTGGCCATGCTGCGCATCGTGGACCCGAAGCTGAAGTCCGGGACCATGGAGCAGTTCGGCGTGGCCTACATCCCGGTGGTGCCCGTGGAGATCGCGGCCGTGTCCTTCGTGCCGCTGCTGCTCATCGCGGGCATGGCCTGGGCCGTCGTGGGCATCTGGGGCGCCATCGCGATCACCGCGATCATCGCTGCCGTCTGGCTGCGCCGCACGGATCCGGGCCGCCGCACGCCGGCCCAGCAGGCGGTCCGGGCCTCGAGCCGCTGA
- a CDS encoding anti-sigma factor domain-containing protein gives MQTPDASESHADRPDDAGQPALDTLLRRSAEGDRAAFSAFYDATVPWVHGLAEAMFGPGDDAAEATVRTYLTAWEEASEASLDLSEQDDATHRERQVFTWLEVLAHRVMTSLRRAGGSAAERGRRPGPAGPAALPEDLMDRVDPDAFEAVRLAWLGGCTDREVADRLDLPADRARTLLRDGVRQVVAARRDLTQDGARPSAPAPASGPALGAGVREDVDAGRTLELADLSAVHALDTAGHTAAFSAVQRRGGELARWRSRVDGARQAVAWAFRSVTAEPPSALLEEVLRRLPAQDVGMDLIGDESAPAGPPRDRLRWLKVSALVLLAALVLGVGGWTVWSQFTRPGIVHRIDQSKDLFTTSEYPAQDGGTVQAFLSREQNSGYLTISGMPQLPEGQSYQLWLYPSDGTAPASLGTFDANGFGEPVTFRGLDRFAAMGISVEPSSGSEVPTSEPVVGVDLDPTAQTGPRYGGRPSTN, from the coding sequence ATGCAGACTCCTGACGCGTCCGAGTCCCACGCCGACCGCCCCGACGACGCCGGCCAGCCCGCCCTGGACACCCTTCTGCGCCGCAGCGCCGAGGGCGACCGGGCGGCCTTCTCCGCGTTCTACGACGCCACGGTCCCGTGGGTGCACGGCCTGGCCGAGGCGATGTTCGGCCCCGGCGACGACGCCGCCGAGGCCACCGTCCGCACCTACCTGACCGCGTGGGAGGAGGCGTCCGAGGCCAGCCTCGACCTGAGCGAGCAGGACGACGCGACCCACCGCGAACGCCAGGTGTTCACGTGGCTCGAGGTCCTCGCCCACCGCGTGATGACCTCGCTGCGCCGCGCCGGCGGCTCCGCGGCGGAACGTGGGCGTCGTCCCGGCCCGGCCGGCCCCGCCGCGCTGCCGGAGGACCTCATGGACCGGGTGGACCCGGACGCGTTCGAGGCCGTGCGGCTGGCCTGGCTGGGCGGCTGCACGGACCGGGAGGTCGCCGATCGGCTGGATCTGCCGGCCGACCGGGCCCGCACCCTCCTGCGCGACGGCGTCCGGCAGGTCGTCGCGGCCCGCCGCGACCTCACCCAGGACGGCGCCCGGCCGTCCGCGCCCGCCCCGGCCTCCGGCCCGGCCCTGGGCGCGGGCGTGCGCGAGGACGTCGACGCCGGCCGCACGCTCGAGCTGGCCGACCTCTCCGCCGTGCACGCCCTCGACACCGCCGGGCACACCGCGGCGTTCTCCGCCGTGCAGCGGCGCGGCGGTGAGCTGGCCCGGTGGCGCTCCCGGGTGGACGGGGCGCGCCAGGCGGTGGCCTGGGCGTTCCGGTCCGTGACGGCCGAGCCGCCGTCGGCCCTGCTGGAGGAGGTCCTGCGCCGCCTGCCCGCCCAGGACGTGGGCATGGACCTGATCGGCGACGAGTCGGCCCCCGCCGGCCCTCCGCGGGACCGCCTGCGCTGGCTCAAGGTGTCGGCGCTCGTGCTGCTCGCGGCCCTCGTGCTCGGCGTCGGCGGGTGGACGGTGTGGAGTCAGTTCACGCGACCGGGCATCGTGCACCGCATCGACCAGTCGAAGGACCTGTTCACGACCTCGGAGTACCCGGCCCAGGACGGCGGCACGGTCCAGGCGTTCCTGTCCCGGGAGCAGAACAGCGGCTACCTGACGATCAGCGGGATGCCCCAGCTGCCGGAGGGTCAGTCCTACCAGCTGTGGCTCTACCCCTCGGACGGCACGGCCCCGGCCTCGCTCGGCACGTTCGACGCCAACGGCTTCGGTGAGCCCGTCACCTTCCGGGGGCTGGACCGCTTCGCGGCGATGGGCATCTCCGTGGAGCCCAGCTCGGGTTCGGAGGTGCCGACGTCGGAGCCCGTCGTCGGCGTGGACCTCGACCCCACCGCGCAGACCGGCCCGCGCTACGGCGGGCGACCGAGCACCAACTGA
- a CDS encoding TPM domain-containing protein yields MTVPTRPADVGRLARAVTAAGLGGLGLLVAAPTAHAVTVPPGVYVVDEAGVLSTSDEQRLTQEIQDLRRDTGQGLYVVYVDEFSTDAQTLAQDVARQRGLGTNDSVLAIAVEERAYGLDSGGDANLQNQVTRTYVGPELSKIGTDPGSAEWLAVGIAAVQGLDDAADGTLDGTGASGAEYDPAGALPAGTTGGGSTAQGASDGGGALTAVLGAGAVAAAVGGGVLVARSRRRTQGGAVERGRTEEARRDPLDELSVEQLRTQAGSKLVAADDAIRSSEQELGFAEASYGEKSVATFRQDIDQAKEHMRASFQLQHQLDDEIPDTEAEQRAWLKEIIQRSEAVGASLAAHKKEFDSLRDLENQVPEALERLEARLPEARSRVQDSESAITALHGQYAESALAEVADNEAQARERLEFVETALAKSRSAWEAQDRSTAALAVRAAEEALSQVDTLTEAVGKAEGSLRAMLGNLQTGLAQSEQDVAEAEALVANGSHPELAGPVAGMKTAVNAVRQALAAGRPDPLELLHQLEAAHRQLNTPLAGVRDAREQARQASQVLTSTIAQAQAQIDGTADFIGARRGAVGSEARTRLAEADHTLRSAISLGRTDPVAALQQAQRASQLAERASELARADVEGFGYGPGMGGRYGTRPRAGVGGSFGGGLGGALLGGILMNSILNSGHGDSWGGGGFGGFDGGGLGGGDFGDISGGGF; encoded by the coding sequence ATGACCGTGCCCACCCGCCCCGCCGATGTCGGCCGTCTGGCGCGTGCCGTGACCGCCGCGGGCCTGGGAGGCCTGGGCCTCCTGGTGGCGGCACCCACCGCGCACGCCGTGACGGTGCCGCCGGGCGTGTACGTGGTGGACGAGGCCGGGGTGCTCTCGACCTCGGATGAGCAGCGCCTGACCCAGGAGATCCAGGACCTGCGCCGGGACACCGGGCAGGGGCTGTACGTCGTCTACGTGGATGAGTTCAGCACGGACGCCCAGACGCTGGCCCAGGACGTGGCGCGCCAGCGCGGGCTCGGGACGAACGACTCGGTCCTGGCGATCGCGGTCGAGGAGCGCGCCTATGGGCTGGACAGCGGCGGGGACGCGAACCTGCAGAACCAGGTGACGCGCACCTACGTGGGCCCGGAGCTGTCCAAGATCGGCACGGACCCCGGCTCGGCGGAATGGCTCGCGGTGGGCATCGCCGCGGTGCAAGGGCTCGACGACGCCGCCGACGGCACGCTCGACGGCACGGGGGCCAGCGGGGCCGAGTACGATCCGGCCGGCGCCCTGCCGGCCGGCACCACGGGCGGCGGGAGCACGGCCCAGGGCGCCTCCGACGGCGGTGGGGCCCTGACGGCGGTCCTCGGCGCAGGTGCGGTGGCCGCGGCCGTGGGCGGCGGCGTGCTCGTGGCCCGCAGCCGGAGGCGCACGCAGGGTGGCGCCGTCGAACGGGGCCGCACCGAGGAGGCCCGCCGCGACCCCCTCGACGAGCTCAGCGTGGAGCAGCTGCGCACCCAGGCCGGCTCGAAGCTCGTGGCCGCGGACGACGCCATCCGCTCCTCGGAACAGGAGCTGGGCTTCGCCGAGGCGTCCTACGGGGAGAAGTCCGTGGCGACGTTCCGCCAGGACATCGACCAGGCCAAGGAGCACATGCGGGCCTCGTTCCAGCTCCAGCACCAGCTCGACGACGAGATCCCGGACACCGAGGCCGAGCAGCGCGCCTGGCTCAAGGAGATCATCCAGCGCAGCGAGGCCGTGGGTGCGTCCCTGGCGGCGCACAAGAAGGAGTTCGACTCCCTGCGCGACCTCGAGAACCAGGTGCCCGAGGCCCTCGAGCGTCTCGAAGCCCGCCTGCCCGAGGCCCGGTCCCGGGTGCAGGACTCCGAGTCGGCGATCACCGCGCTGCACGGCCAGTACGCGGAGTCCGCCCTCGCCGAGGTCGCGGACAACGAGGCGCAGGCCCGGGAGAGGCTCGAGTTTGTGGAGACCGCCCTCGCGAAGTCGCGGAGCGCGTGGGAAGCCCAGGACCGCTCCACGGCGGCGCTGGCCGTGCGTGCCGCCGAGGAGGCGCTCAGCCAGGTGGACACGCTCACCGAGGCGGTCGGCAAGGCCGAGGGGTCCCTGCGGGCCATGCTGGGCAACCTGCAGACGGGCCTCGCCCAGTCCGAGCAGGACGTGGCCGAGGCCGAAGCGCTCGTGGCCAACGGATCGCACCCCGAGCTGGCCGGCCCGGTGGCGGGGATGAAGACCGCCGTGAACGCTGTGCGCCAGGCCCTCGCGGCCGGCCGCCCGGATCCCCTGGAGCTGCTCCACCAGCTCGAGGCCGCGCACCGCCAGCTCAACACCCCCCTTGCCGGCGTCCGCGACGCTCGCGAGCAGGCCCGCCAGGCCTCCCAGGTGCTCACCTCCACGATCGCCCAGGCACAGGCGCAGATCGACGGCACGGCCGACTTCATCGGCGCCCGACGCGGTGCCGTGGGCTCGGAGGCCCGGACCCGGCTCGCGGAGGCCGACCACACGCTGCGTTCGGCGATCAGCCTCGGCCGCACCGACCCCGTGGCCGCCCTCCAGCAGGCGCAGCGCGCCTCCCAGCTGGCCGAGCGCGCGAGCGAGCTGGCCCGCGCGGACGTCGAGGGCTTCGGCTACGGCCCAGGCATGGGCGGCAGGTACGGCACGCGCCCGCGCGCCGGAGTGGGCGGCAGCTTCGGCGGTGGCCTCGGCGGCGCGCTGCTCGGCGGCATCCTGATGAACTCGATCCTGAACAGCGGCCACGGTGACAGCTGGGGCGGCGGCGGCTTCGGCGGGTTCGACGGCGGCGGCCTCGGCGGCGGCGACTTCGGCGACATCTCCGGCGGCGGCTTCTGA
- a CDS encoding PspA/IM30 family protein — MVKQSIFGRISTLAKANINAMLDKAEDPQKMLDQMVRDYTNNIAEAEAAVAQTIGNLRMIEDDYREDQDASRSWGQKALAASQKADDFRAKGDTASADKFDNLAKVAIERQMDFERQAKSAEPTIASQREIVERLKTGLDQMKVKRQQLVAKRDELTARAKSAHAQSAVADAVKSIDLLDPTSEVSRFEEKVRREEARVRGQQEIAASSLDAQFESLEDLGEKTEVEARLAALKAGGAGQAALTSGDVDADADETLTLDYAAEGSAEETGTARG, encoded by the coding sequence ATGGTCAAGCAGTCCATCTTCGGCCGCATCAGCACGCTGGCGAAGGCCAACATCAACGCGATGCTGGACAAGGCCGAGGACCCCCAGAAGATGCTGGACCAGATGGTCCGCGACTACACGAACAACATCGCCGAGGCCGAGGCCGCCGTCGCCCAGACGATCGGCAACCTGCGGATGATCGAGGACGACTACCGCGAGGACCAGGACGCGTCCCGCAGCTGGGGCCAGAAGGCGCTGGCCGCCTCCCAGAAGGCCGACGACTTCCGCGCCAAGGGCGACACCGCCTCGGCGGACAAGTTCGACAACCTCGCCAAGGTGGCCATCGAGCGCCAGATGGACTTCGAGCGCCAGGCGAAGTCCGCGGAGCCGACCATCGCCTCGCAGCGCGAGATCGTCGAGCGCCTGAAGACCGGTCTGGACCAGATGAAGGTCAAGCGTCAGCAGCTGGTCGCCAAGCGCGACGAGCTGACCGCCCGCGCCAAGTCCGCCCACGCCCAGTCCGCGGTGGCCGACGCCGTGAAGTCGATCGACCTGCTGGACCCGACCTCCGAGGTCTCCCGCTTCGAGGAGAAGGTCCGTCGCGAGGAGGCCCGCGTGCGCGGCCAGCAGGAGATCGCCGCCTCCTCCCTCGACGCCCAGTTCGAGTCCCTCGAGGACCTCGGCGAGAAGACCGAGGTGGAGGCCCGCCTCGCCGCCCTCAAGGCCGGCGGTGCCGGCCAGGCCGCCCTCACCTCGGGCGACGTCGACGCCGACGCCGACGAGACCCTCACCCTCGACTACGCGGCCGAGGGGAGTGCCGAGGAGACCGGCACCGCGCGCGGCTGA
- a CDS encoding tRNA (cytidine(34)-2'-O)-methyltransferase, with amino-acid sequence MPDSPAPPCPNPHEGADRAPAPGTPEFRILLLTPEIPGNTGNAIRLAALTGAELHLVEPLGFGFEDAHLRRAGLDYHDLAVVTVHPDLDAALAALAPARVLAFTARGSVRHDRVAYRPGDVLLFGRESTGLPEEVLADPRVTETVCLPMQPARRSLNLANAVSIAVYEAWRQHDFAGSAAHPDSLD; translated from the coding sequence GTGCCCGACTCCCCCGCCCCGCCCTGCCCGAACCCGCACGAGGGCGCCGACCGCGCCCCGGCGCCCGGCACCCCCGAGTTCCGTATCCTGCTGCTCACCCCGGAGATCCCGGGCAACACCGGCAATGCGATCCGGCTCGCCGCCCTCACGGGGGCCGAGCTGCATCTCGTGGAGCCGCTCGGCTTCGGGTTCGAGGACGCGCACCTGCGCCGCGCGGGCCTGGACTACCACGACCTCGCGGTGGTGACGGTGCACCCGGACCTCGACGCGGCGCTCGCGGCCCTCGCCCCCGCCCGGGTGCTGGCCTTCACCGCGCGCGGGTCCGTGCGCCACGACCGGGTCGCCTATCGGCCCGGAGACGTGCTGCTCTTCGGCCGCGAGTCCACCGGCCTGCCGGAGGAGGTGCTGGCCGACCCGCGGGTCACCGAAACCGTCTGCCTGCCCATGCAGCCGGCCCGTCGGTCCCTGAACCTGGCGAACGCCGTCTCCATCGCCGTGTACGAGGCCTGGCGCCAGCACGACTTCGCCGGGTCCGCTGCCCACCCCGATTCTCTAGACTGA